Part of the Lolium rigidum isolate FL_2022 chromosome 6, APGP_CSIRO_Lrig_0.1, whole genome shotgun sequence genome, ATGCACCCTTCTCCCTCCATCTCGTACATCCCGAACGCCTGCCTCAGCCCCCTGGTCCTGTCCTCGTCCTCGGAGTCGCAGTGCAGCGCCAGCTTCAGGAACTCGGCCTCGCACAGCATCCCGTCGCCGTCCGCGTCCGCCGACGCCACcagcgcctcggcctcctccgctgTCACGTTCTCCCCCAGCGTCGCCctcatgcacacctgcagctccgCCGCCGAGATCCGGCCGTCCGCGTCCGCGTCCATGGTCGCGAACACCGTCCTCAGCTCGCTCGACGCAACCATTCTCGCCTATGCTAGGTGATCCTGCCTGTGTGATCCTGCCTTTAGCTAGGTGATCCTGCCTGTGCTTACAGCTTCCTCTCCTTTGCTTGCTAGT contains:
- the LOC124667216 gene encoding probable calcium-binding protein CML31, with translation MVASSELRTVFATMDADADGRISAAELQVCMRATLGENVTAEEAEALVASADADGDGMLCEAEFLKLALHCDSEDEDRTRGLRQAFGMYEMEGEGCITPASLGRMLGRLGNERGIGECRAMICRFDLDGDGVLSFDEFKIMMSA